In Nocardioides dokdonensis FR1436, the following are encoded in one genomic region:
- a CDS encoding phosphodiester glycosidase family protein — MLPRSRTPLLALALVLAGLGAPAVADSTDPARRVDPGLPAHAGADGPHSSDGVRGRLAPRVRAYDDEPSTRVVLEKRRIAPGVRYTSWSETDARGPVRAHLLSVDLDERSLRLDYASPTTVASTDDVLDLARARGALAAVNGDFFDIGRTGAPLGVGRSAPRGLFNGRASGWNSAFFLTRKGRAQVGEVNLRGKIAERPGAEITNFNSHFVAPGGIGVYTSRWGSSPGYAATQGQQKDVRMVVVRDGRVVANRARLRPGKPVRGLVLIGRGEGAKQLRKLRTGPATVRWSLRGRPSMVITGSKFLIDDGVIQVVDDAEMHPRTAIGIDRDTNEVLLLVVDGRQSTSRGHTMVELAHMMMDLGADEALNLDGGGSSTMVAREDGSLQVQNSPSDGSLRPVANGVVVTRR, encoded by the coding sequence GTGCTCCCCCGTTCTCGGACCCCCCTCCTCGCCCTGGCCCTCGTGCTCGCGGGTCTCGGCGCGCCCGCCGTCGCCGACTCGACCGACCCCGCGCGCCGCGTCGACCCCGGCCTTCCGGCCCACGCCGGAGCCGACGGTCCGCACAGCTCCGACGGTGTCCGCGGCCGGCTGGCCCCGCGGGTGCGGGCGTACGACGACGAACCGAGCACGCGCGTGGTGCTGGAGAAGCGCCGCATCGCTCCGGGGGTGCGCTACACGTCGTGGAGCGAGACCGACGCCCGCGGCCCGGTCCGCGCGCACCTGCTCAGCGTCGACCTCGACGAGCGCTCCCTGCGCCTCGACTACGCCAGCCCCACCACGGTCGCCTCGACCGACGACGTCCTGGACCTGGCCCGCGCCCGCGGCGCGCTGGCGGCCGTGAACGGCGACTTCTTCGACATCGGTCGCACCGGCGCTCCGCTCGGCGTGGGCCGCTCGGCGCCCCGCGGTCTCTTCAACGGTCGGGCGTCCGGGTGGAACTCGGCGTTCTTCCTGACCAGGAAGGGCCGCGCGCAGGTCGGCGAGGTGAACCTGCGCGGGAAGATCGCCGAGCGTCCCGGCGCCGAGATCACCAACTTCAACTCCCACTTCGTCGCGCCCGGCGGCATCGGCGTCTACACCTCGCGCTGGGGCAGCTCACCCGGGTACGCCGCCACGCAGGGCCAGCAGAAGGACGTGCGGATGGTGGTGGTGCGCGACGGCAGGGTGGTCGCCAACCGCGCCAGGCTGCGTCCGGGGAAGCCCGTCCGAGGCCTGGTGCTCATCGGTCGCGGCGAGGGGGCCAAGCAGCTGCGCAAGCTGCGCACCGGCCCTGCGACCGTGCGGTGGTCGCTGCGCGGGCGACCCTCCATGGTCATCACCGGCAGCAAGTTCCTCATCGACGACGGCGTCATCCAGGTCGTCGACGACGCCGAGATGCACCCGCGCACCGCCATCGGCATCGACCGCGACACCAACGAGGTGCTGCTCCTGGTCGTCGACGGACGCCAGTCGACCAGCCGCGGCCACACGATGGTCGAGCTCGCGCACATGATGATGGACCTCGGCGCCGACGAGGCGCTCAACCTCGACGGTGGCGGGTCCAGCACGATGGTGGCGCGCGAGGACGGCTCGCTGCAGGTGCAGAACTCGCCGTCCGACGGCTCGTTGCGCCCGGTGGCCAACGGCGTGGTCGTCACGAGGCGTTGA
- a CDS encoding glucose-1-phosphate adenylyltransferase — translation MSSSARKKVLAIVLAGGEGKRLMPLTADRAKPAVPFAGIYRLIDFALSNVVNSGYLKVVVLTQYKSHSLDRHVSQTWRMSTLLGNYVTPVPAQQRVGKHWYLGSADAIFQSLNLIRDEKPDIVVVVGADHVYRMDFAQMVEQHVESGAGCTVAAIRQPIGMADQFGVIDVQPDEPSRIRDFLEKPTDPIGLPDSPGEVLASMGNYVFDADALVEAVTRDATTTGSLHDMGGDIVPSFVRRSQAGVYDYKDNVVPGATARDKGYWRDVGTLGSYYAAHMDVVSPLPVFNLYNFDWPIYTSYGPQPPVKIVQGADGTPGVTDEAVLSPGVVVTGGHVTRSVLSPACWVDSGAEVTGSVLLNGVIVGAGAVVRNAILDKFVVVPAGARIGVDPEEDRARGLIVQDGLTVMGKDQQLPVR, via the coding sequence ATGAGCTCCTCGGCGCGCAAGAAGGTCCTCGCGATCGTGCTGGCCGGTGGTGAGGGCAAGCGGCTGATGCCGCTGACCGCCGACCGCGCCAAGCCGGCCGTGCCCTTCGCCGGGATCTACCGCCTCATCGACTTCGCGCTGAGCAACGTCGTGAACTCCGGCTACCTCAAGGTCGTGGTGCTCACCCAGTACAAGTCGCACAGCCTGGACCGGCACGTGTCGCAGACCTGGCGGATGTCCACGCTGCTGGGCAACTACGTGACACCGGTGCCCGCCCAGCAGCGGGTCGGCAAGCACTGGTACCTCGGCAGCGCCGACGCGATCTTCCAGTCCCTCAACCTGATCCGCGACGAGAAGCCCGACATCGTGGTGGTCGTGGGCGCCGACCACGTCTACCGGATGGACTTCGCGCAGATGGTCGAGCAGCACGTCGAGAGCGGCGCGGGCTGCACGGTCGCCGCGATCCGGCAGCCGATCGGGATGGCCGACCAGTTCGGCGTCATCGACGTGCAACCCGACGAGCCGTCGCGCATCCGCGACTTCTTGGAGAAGCCCACCGACCCCATCGGCCTGCCCGACAGCCCCGGAGAGGTGCTGGCCTCGATGGGCAACTACGTCTTCGACGCCGACGCCCTGGTCGAGGCCGTGACCCGTGACGCCACGACGACCGGGTCGTTGCACGACATGGGCGGCGACATCGTGCCGTCCTTCGTGCGCCGCTCGCAGGCGGGCGTCTACGACTACAAGGACAACGTCGTGCCCGGCGCCACCGCTCGCGACAAGGGCTACTGGCGCGACGTGGGGACCCTGGGCTCCTACTACGCGGCCCACATGGACGTGGTCTCCCCGCTGCCGGTCTTCAACCTCTACAACTTCGACTGGCCCATCTACACCTCCTACGGCCCGCAGCCGCCGGTCAAGATCGTGCAGGGCGCCGACGGCACCCCGGGCGTGACCGACGAGGCGGTGCTCTCGCCCGGCGTCGTGGTGACCGGCGGTCACGTGACGCGCTCGGTGCTGTCCCCGGCGTGCTGGGTCGACAGCGGCGCCGAGGTGACCGGCTCGGTGCTGCTCAACGGGGTGATCGTCGGCGCCGGTGCCGTCGTGCGCAACGCGATCCTGGACAAGTTCGTCGTGGTGCCCGCCGGGGCACGGATCGGGGTGGACCCCGAGGAGGACCGGGCGCGCGGCCTGATCGTGCAGGACGGGTTGACCGTGATGGGCAAGGACCAGCAGCTGCCGGTGCGCTAG
- a CDS encoding mismatch-specific DNA-glycosylase, with product MGRSFSRAELESFRDAEVPDLLGPDVRLMFVGINPGLWTAATGTHFAHPGNRFYPALLRAGVLEEPVDPAAGMSEAERDVLRRRGIAITNLVRRATVKASELSRDELLEGGARLRALVAQVRPRVVAVAGVTAYRTAFGLPRAQVGRQPRPLADSELWVVPNPSGLNAHETVATLAEAYAEVARAAGVLPPAAG from the coding sequence GTGGGTCGATCGTTCTCGCGTGCCGAGCTGGAGTCCTTCCGCGACGCGGAGGTGCCCGACCTGCTGGGCCCCGACGTCCGGCTGATGTTCGTCGGCATCAACCCGGGACTGTGGACCGCCGCCACCGGCACCCACTTCGCCCACCCCGGCAACCGGTTCTACCCCGCGCTGCTGCGCGCCGGGGTGCTCGAGGAGCCGGTCGACCCGGCGGCGGGGATGAGCGAGGCCGAGCGCGACGTGCTGCGGCGCCGTGGGATCGCGATCACCAACCTCGTGCGACGCGCCACGGTGAAGGCCTCCGAGCTGTCCCGCGACGAGCTCCTCGAGGGCGGCGCGAGGCTGCGCGCGCTCGTGGCGCAGGTGCGACCGCGGGTGGTCGCGGTGGCCGGCGTGACGGCGTACCGGACCGCGTTCGGGCTCCCCCGCGCGCAGGTCGGCCGGCAGCCCCGGCCGCTGGCCGACAGCGAGCTGTGGGTGGTGCCCAACCCCTCGGGCCTCAACGCCCACGAGACGGTCGCGACGCTCGCCGAGGCGTACGCCGAGGTGGCCCGCGCGGCCGGCGTCCTCCCGCCCGCAGCGGGCTAG